gaactagaactgaactagaactgaactagaactgaactagaactgaactagaactgaactagaactgaactagaactgaactagaactgaactagNNNNNNNNNNNNNNNNNNNNNNNNNNNNNNNNNNNNNNNNNNNNNNNNNNNNNNNNNNNNNNNNNNNNNNNNNNNNNNNNNNNNNNNNNNNNNNNNNNNNtatctatctatctatctatctatctatctatctatccatctatctatctatctatctatctatctatctatctatctacctatctatctatctatctatctatctatccatccatctatctatctatctatctatctatctatctatctatctatctatctatctatccatctatctatctatctatctagttcTATCTAGTTTTAACtgacaactttttattttttagccaCCACTGCAATTATGGCTTTAATGGTCCATCCCTACGCTTCCATAAGTCCAGAATATGCTGCTATGATTGCCTTCTTTGGAGGTTGCATTATACTAACATTGGGTCTTTTAAATCTGGGAGTGCTAGTAAGATTCATTTCAATACCCGTTATTATAGGTAAAGAAATCATTAAAGCTAAGTAAAAATCTAACTAATTGCTTTAAATCCTTTCCAACCCATTTCTAAAAGGTTTTACCACAGCGGCCGCCATAACAATAGGTAGTgcacaaattaataatattttcggcATAAAAGCTCCTTCAAATGATTTGATACCTGCTTGGAAACATTTCTTTACCCACCTCAATGACATAGGCTGGAAAGATGCTACATTGGGTTTAGTTACCTTAGCCTTCTTGCTGGTTATGAaggtttgttttgtatttaatacaaattttataaaattcacaaTTATATCttcaaatttaacaattttagaaaGTCAAAGATATACCCTTTGGTAATCGTACTTTCTGGAAATATCTTTCTTTGTCTCGCAATTCAATGGCTGTTATAATTGGTACATTCTTGGCTTATATCTTAAGTCGTGATGGTTCACAACCTTTTAGAGTAACCGGTAATGTTACAGCCGGTTTGCCGCCATTTAAGGTACCATTATCTGGTGCTGTTATCAACGGAACCGAAGTAACCTTAAAGGAAATGATGAATACAGTAGGTGCTTCTTTTGCTTCCATACCGTTGGTGTCCATTTTGGAAGTGGTTGCTATAGCTAAAGCATTttgtaagtatttaaataatggtGATTTCTTAAGACaaagtttttattgattttcgtttttttggtattttcagCCAAAGGCCGAATTGTGGATGCTTCTCAGGAAATGATTGCTTTGGGTATGTGCAATATTATGGGTAGTTTCGTTTCGTCGATGCCTGTCACTGGTTCATTTACACGCACGGCCGTTAATAATGCCAGCGGTGTAAAGACAACTTTGGGTGGTTTGGTAACTGGAGGTTTGGTATTAATGGCTTTAGCCTTTTTAACAAAGGCCTTCTATTATATACCTAAAGCTACTCTGTCGGCCATTATTATTGCTGCCATGATATCTCTGGTGGAAGTGGAGAAAATACGTGATACTTGGAGATCAAAGAGTAATATGGATAATAGTATTTAAGATATTGTTTAATGTCTAATATTgggaattttttaacatttcagaGAAGGATTTTGTACCATTTTTGGTTACTCTATTTATTTGCCTATTTTGGAGTTTGGAATATGGTATTTTATGTGGTATTGCCGCTAATCTTTCATATATTCTATATAGTAGTGCTAGACCCCAGATATGGTTATATACCTATAAGgtttgttgttgtgttaaataacaaaatttttcgaaaattttccttaaaacgagattcagctagctgaatatgaTTAGAAAGTTATGAACGAGCTAGTAAAACCTTGTTTTCAAGAAGACAATTCAGCAAGCTGAATATATCTAAAAAAGTTGTATAATCCTTTTTAGaaccaaataaagaaaaataatacatattttaagtaaaatgtttcttaaaagctaattcagctagctgaataaaagaatgttaaaagaaaaattaattcatatagctga
The window above is part of the Lucilia cuprina isolate Lc7/37 chromosome 6, ASM2204524v1, whole genome shotgun sequence genome. Proteins encoded here:
- the LOC111688871 gene encoding sodium-independent sulfate anion transporter is translated as MTKRNNVGGVREISTTAIMALMVHPYASISPEYAAMIAFFGGCIILTLGLLNLGVLVRFISIPVIIGFTTAAAITIGSAQINNIFGIKAPSNDLIPAWKHFFTHLNDIGWKDATLGLVTLAFLLVMKKVKDIPFGNRTFWKYLSLSRNSMAVIIGTFLAYILSRDGSQPFRVTGNVTAGLPPFKVPLSGAVINGTEVTLKEMMNTVGASFASIPLVSILEVVAIAKAFSKGRIVDASQEMIALGMCNIMGSFVSSMPVTGSFTRTAVNNASGVKTTLGGLVTGGLVLMALAFLTKAFYYIPKATLSAIIIAAMISLVEVEKIRDTWRSKKKDFVPFLVTLFICLFWSLEYGILCGIAANLSYILYSSARPQIWLYTYKLLDYEFGMVDVKQKLDFASAEYLKEKVVEFVNVHQKDNIRLIVVNGLEINSIDYTVAANIVSLREDLKVLNCDMICWNWNISSAGVVCRLNNKMRDMFKFHKTLEETIEEYLNTHSTNASEATLYSVT